One genomic region from Phocoena sinus isolate mPhoSin1 chromosome 3, mPhoSin1.pri, whole genome shotgun sequence encodes:
- the LOC116751674 gene encoding c-Myc-binding protein-like, giving the protein MAHYKAAHQLWRYLEKSGVLDTLTKVLVILYEEPENPNSALDFLKHCLGAATPENLEIELLHLELAEMEEEYEAIVEENKKLKTKEKVQ; this is encoded by the coding sequence ATGGCTCATTACAAAGCCGCCCATCAGTTATGGAGGTACTTGGAGAAGTCGGGGGTGCTGGACACGCTGACCAAGGTATTGGTAATCTTATATGAAGAACCAGAGAATCCTAATAGtgctttggattttttaaaacattgcttAGGAGCTGCTACCccagaaaatctagaaatagaGCTGCTTCACCTAGAATTGGCAGAAATGGAAGAGGAATATGAAGCaattgtagaagaaaataaaaaactgaaaacaaaggagaaagttCAGTAA